In Streptomyces sp. 840.1, one DNA window encodes the following:
- the nagB gene encoding glucosamine-6-phosphate deaminase: MEVVIVPDAKAGGELIAGAIGALLSRKPDAVLGVATGSTPLPIYQALADKVRSGAVDASRARICQLDEYVGLPAGHPESYRSVVLREVVEPLGLSEASFMGPDGSAEDVQAACEAYDKALAEAGGVDLQLLGIGTDGHIGFNEPCSSLASRTRIKTLTEQTRVDNARFFDNDITQVPHHVITQGIGTILESRHPILLATGEGKADAVAATVEGPVASVVPASALQMHPHATIVVDEAAASKLKLADYFRATYAAKPPWQGI; encoded by the coding sequence GTGGAAGTTGTCATCGTCCCGGACGCCAAGGCAGGCGGCGAACTGATCGCGGGGGCCATCGGCGCCCTGCTGAGCCGTAAGCCCGACGCCGTTCTCGGCGTTGCCACCGGCTCGACCCCGCTGCCCATCTACCAGGCACTCGCGGACAAGGTCCGCTCCGGTGCCGTGGACGCCTCGCGCGCCCGCATCTGCCAGCTCGACGAGTACGTCGGGCTGCCGGCGGGCCACCCGGAGTCGTACCGCTCCGTGGTCCTGCGCGAGGTCGTCGAGCCGCTCGGGCTCTCCGAGGCCTCCTTCATGGGCCCGGACGGCTCCGCCGAGGACGTCCAGGCCGCCTGCGAGGCGTACGACAAGGCGCTCGCCGAGGCCGGCGGGGTGGACCTCCAGCTCCTCGGCATCGGCACCGACGGGCACATCGGCTTCAACGAGCCGTGCTCCTCGCTCGCCTCCCGTACCCGGATCAAGACGCTGACCGAGCAGACCCGGGTCGACAACGCGCGCTTCTTCGACAACGACATCACGCAGGTGCCGCACCACGTGATCACCCAGGGCATCGGCACGATCCTGGAGTCCCGCCACCCGATCCTGCTCGCGACGGGCGAGGGCAAGGCCGATGCCGTGGCGGCGACGGTCGAGGGTCCGGTCGCCTCGGTGGTGCCCGCGTCGGCGCTGCAGATGCATCCGCACGCGACGATAGTGGTCGACGAGGCGGCGGCGTCGAAGCTGAAGCTGGCGGACTACTTCCGCGCCACGTACGCGGCGAAGCCGCCGTGGCAGGGTATTTAG
- a CDS encoding anti-sigma regulatory factor, translated as MSQIAGEPGNQDFVEVRLPAAGAYLSVLRTATAGLAARLDFTLDEIEDLRIAVDEACAILLQQAVPGSVLSCVFRLIDDSLEVTVSAPTTDGRAPERDTFAWTVLSALAGKVDSTVADDRTVSISLYKQRGAGPGPA; from the coding sequence GTGTCCCAGATCGCAGGCGAGCCCGGGAATCAGGACTTCGTAGAGGTCCGGCTGCCCGCTGCGGGTGCCTACCTGTCGGTGCTGCGTACGGCCACGGCCGGTCTCGCAGCGCGCTTGGACTTCACTCTCGACGAGATCGAGGATCTTCGCATCGCGGTCGACGAGGCCTGCGCGATCCTGCTTCAGCAGGCCGTGCCCGGCTCCGTCCTCAGCTGCGTCTTCCGTCTCATCGACGATTCTCTCGAGGTGACGGTATCGGCCCCCACGACGGACGGGCGGGCCCCGGAGCGTGACACCTTCGCCTGGACGGTGCTCTCCGCACTGGCGGGCAAGGTCGACTCCACGGTCGCCGACGACCGGACGGTCAGCATCAGCCTGTACAAACAGCGCGGCGCGGGACCCGGGCCGGCGTGA
- a CDS encoding Na+/H+ antiporter translates to MDALPLVALVAASAAMAGLARRTPVPAPLLLVAMGLIGSYVPGVPTYTLDAHIVLPLLLPPLLYTAAVDSSYLDLRANLRPVALLSVGYVLFATVAVGWLAYRLVPDLPLTAALVLGAVIAPPDAVTAAAIARRVGLPARVTTILQGESLVNDATAITAYKVALAAAVGEGMSWGAGIGEFFLASVGGVAVGLVLMVPLHWLRTHLKEPLLQNTLSLLIPFVAYAAAERVHASGVLAVVVVALYLGHRSWQVDFATRLQEAAVWKMVAFILESAVFALIGLQLPFVLRGLGTYAVADALWYAVAVFLAVVVVRFVWVYPATYLPRWLSKRIRDREPETDWTAPLIVGWAGMRGVVSLAIAFSIPMVTAGGADFPARNLVLFLTFTTVIGTLVIQGLTLPLLVRVLRLPGRDRQAETLAEAQAQSEASTAAEARLEELLGDERNRLPQPLTDRLRTVLERRRNAVWERLGASNPVTGESADDTYRRLAGEMIEAEREVFVRLRDERGIDDEMMRTLLRRLDLEEAAAYREESD, encoded by the coding sequence ATGGACGCGTTGCCACTGGTGGCACTGGTCGCGGCGAGTGCGGCGATGGCGGGGCTGGCCCGCCGCACCCCGGTACCGGCCCCGCTGTTGCTGGTGGCCATGGGGCTCATCGGCAGCTACGTGCCGGGGGTGCCGACGTACACCCTGGACGCGCACATCGTGCTGCCGCTCCTGCTGCCGCCGCTGCTCTACACCGCCGCCGTCGACAGCTCCTACCTCGACCTGCGGGCCAATCTGCGCCCGGTCGCGCTGCTCTCCGTCGGCTACGTGCTGTTCGCGACCGTCGCGGTCGGCTGGCTGGCCTACCGGCTGGTGCCCGATCTGCCGCTCACCGCCGCACTGGTGCTGGGCGCCGTGATCGCCCCGCCGGACGCGGTCACGGCCGCCGCCATCGCCCGCCGGGTCGGCCTGCCGGCCAGGGTCACGACGATCCTCCAGGGCGAGTCCCTGGTGAACGACGCCACCGCGATCACCGCGTACAAGGTGGCCCTCGCGGCGGCCGTGGGCGAGGGGATGAGCTGGGGCGCCGGAATCGGGGAGTTCTTCCTCGCGTCGGTCGGCGGTGTCGCGGTCGGGCTGGTGCTCATGGTGCCGCTGCACTGGCTGCGCACCCATCTGAAGGAGCCCCTGCTCCAGAACACCCTGTCGCTCCTGATCCCCTTCGTGGCGTACGCGGCGGCCGAGCGGGTGCACGCCTCCGGAGTGCTCGCCGTGGTCGTCGTCGCGCTCTACCTGGGTCACCGGTCCTGGCAGGTCGACTTCGCCACCAGGCTCCAGGAGGCGGCCGTCTGGAAGATGGTCGCCTTCATCCTGGAGTCCGCCGTCTTCGCGCTGATCGGCCTCCAGCTGCCCTTCGTACTGAGGGGGCTCGGTACGTACGCCGTCGCGGATGCGCTCTGGTACGCGGTGGCGGTGTTCCTGGCGGTCGTCGTGGTCCGGTTCGTCTGGGTCTATCCGGCGACCTACCTGCCCCGGTGGCTGTCGAAGCGGATCAGGGACCGGGAGCCCGAGACCGACTGGACCGCGCCGCTCATCGTCGGCTGGGCCGGGATGCGCGGTGTCGTCTCGCTCGCCATCGCGTTCTCCATCCCGATGGTCACGGCCGGCGGCGCGGACTTCCCGGCCCGCAACCTGGTCCTCTTCCTGACGTTCACCACGGTCATCGGCACCCTGGTCATCCAGGGGCTCACGCTGCCGCTCCTGGTGCGCGTGCTGCGCCTCCCGGGGCGCGACCGGCAGGCCGAGACCCTCGCGGAGGCGCAGGCGCAGAGCGAGGCGTCCACGGCCGCCGAGGCGCGCCTGGAGGAGCTGCTCGGCGACGAGCGCAACCGGCTGCCCCAGCCGCTCACCGACCGGCTGCGCACCGTGCTGGAGCGGCGCCGCAACGCCGTGTGGGAGCGGCTCGGGGCGTCGAACCCGGTGACGGGGGAGTCGGCGGACGACACCTACCGGCGGCTGGCCGGCGAGATGATCGAGGCCGAGCGCGAGGTCTTCGTGCGGCTGCGGGACGAGCGGGGCATCGACGACGAGATGATGCGGACCCTGCTCAGGCGCCTCGACCTGGAGGAGGCGGCGGCCTACCGGGAGGAGTCGGACTGA
- a CDS encoding diacylglycerol kinase family protein, producing the protein MRALLVVNPAATTTSARTRDVLIHALASEMKLEAVTTEYRGHARDLGRQAADSDDIDLVVALGGDGTVNEVVNGLLHKGPDIDNLPKLAVVPGGSTNVFARALGLPNDAVEATGAILDALANRTERTVGLGLAAGTPGTEDESVPERWFTFCAGLGFDAGVIGRVEQRREQGKRSTHALYVRQVLRQFLEEPHRRQGTITLEVPGHEPVTDLALSIICNTAPWTYLGNRPMYASPKASFDTALDVLGLQRLSTAAVTRYATQLLTSSPEKGPHGKHAVSLHDLTDFTLHSKAPLPFQMDGDHLGVRTSVTFTGVRRALRVIV; encoded by the coding sequence ATGCGCGCACTTCTTGTGGTCAATCCAGCTGCTACCACCACCAGTGCACGCACCCGTGATGTGCTCATCCACGCACTGGCCAGCGAGATGAAGCTGGAGGCCGTGACCACCGAGTACCGCGGGCACGCCCGCGATCTGGGGCGTCAGGCCGCCGACAGCGACGACATCGATCTCGTGGTGGCACTCGGCGGTGACGGCACGGTCAACGAGGTCGTGAACGGCCTGCTGCACAAGGGCCCCGACATCGACAACCTGCCGAAACTCGCCGTCGTCCCAGGTGGCTCCACCAATGTCTTCGCGCGCGCCCTCGGCCTGCCCAACGACGCGGTGGAGGCGACCGGCGCCATCCTGGACGCACTGGCCAACCGCACGGAGCGCACCGTCGGCCTCGGCCTGGCGGCCGGCACCCCGGGCACGGAGGACGAATCCGTACCCGAACGCTGGTTCACCTTCTGCGCCGGCCTCGGATTCGACGCCGGAGTCATCGGCCGGGTCGAACAGCGACGGGAACAGGGAAAGCGTTCGACCCATGCGCTGTACGTCCGCCAGGTGCTGCGCCAATTCCTGGAGGAACCGCACCGGCGGCAGGGAACGATCACGCTGGAGGTGCCCGGACACGAGCCGGTCACCGATCTCGCGCTCTCCATAATCTGCAATACGGCACCCTGGACCTACCTGGGGAATCGCCCGATGTACGCCTCCCCGAAGGCCTCGTTCGACACCGCCCTGGACGTCCTCGGCCTGCAGCGGCTGTCGACGGCGGCGGTCACCCGCTACGCGACCCAGCTGCTCACTTCGAGTCCCGAGAAGGGGCCACACGGTAAGCACGCGGTTTCACTGCATGACCTCACAGACTTCACCTTGCATTCAAAGGCCCCACTGCCCTTCCAGATGGACGGTGACCACCTGGGGGTGCGCACAAGTGTGACGTTCACAGGCGTACGCCGTGCACTGCGTGTGATTGTGTGA
- a CDS encoding SIS domain-containing protein: MSVTYPADEGELPGRIMSGEMAEQPGMLRRILAEGAPAIRAVASEVAARNPRFVLLTARGTSDNAALYAKYLIEITLGLPCGLASMSTTTAYGAKPDLRDVLVITVSQSGGSPDLVASTKAAREAGAVTLAVTNNPDSPLAAVSEYHIDILAGPEKALPATKTYTASLLSLYLFVEGLRGGDGAAAAILPELAEAVLARKDEVKALASRYRFAERMVITSRGYGYPTAKEAALKLMETSYIPALSYSGADLLHGPLAMVDNISPVIAVVTDGRGGEALQPVLDRLRGRGADLFVVGPKAQVRAASAGFVLPTAGVAEEVQPILEILPLQMLAYEVTIARGQDPDAPRALAKVTETH; the protein is encoded by the coding sequence ATGTCCGTCACGTACCCGGCAGACGAGGGCGAACTCCCCGGCCGGATCATGTCCGGCGAGATGGCCGAGCAGCCCGGGATGCTCCGCCGCATCCTCGCCGAGGGAGCCCCCGCCATCCGGGCGGTCGCGTCCGAGGTCGCGGCGCGGAACCCCCGCTTCGTCCTGCTCACCGCCCGGGGCACGTCGGACAACGCCGCGCTCTACGCGAAGTACCTGATCGAGATCACCCTCGGGCTGCCCTGCGGTCTGGCCTCGATGTCCACCACCACCGCGTACGGCGCGAAGCCGGACCTGAGGGACGTCCTGGTCATCACCGTCAGCCAGTCCGGCGGCTCGCCCGACCTGGTCGCGTCCACCAAGGCCGCCCGGGAGGCCGGTGCGGTGACACTCGCGGTGACCAACAACCCGGACTCCCCGCTGGCCGCGGTCTCCGAGTACCACATCGACATCCTGGCGGGCCCGGAGAAGGCCCTGCCGGCCACCAAGACGTACACCGCCTCGCTGCTGTCCCTGTACCTGTTCGTGGAGGGGCTGCGCGGCGGTGACGGCGCGGCTGCCGCGATCCTGCCGGAGCTGGCCGAGGCGGTCCTGGCCCGCAAGGACGAGGTCAAGGCTCTGGCCTCGCGCTACCGCTTTGCCGAACGCATGGTCATCACCTCGCGCGGCTACGGCTATCCCACGGCCAAGGAGGCCGCCCTGAAGCTGATGGAGACGAGCTACATCCCCGCGCTCTCCTACTCGGGCGCCGATCTGCTGCACGGCCCGCTCGCCATGGTCGACAACATCTCCCCGGTGATCGCGGTGGTCACCGACGGCCGGGGCGGCGAGGCCCTCCAGCCGGTGCTCGACCGGCTCCGCGGGCGCGGCGCCGACCTCTTCGTGGTCGGCCCGAAGGCCCAGGTGCGGGCGGCGTCGGCGGGGTTCGTGCTGCCGACGGCCGGAGTCGCGGAGGAGGTCCAGCCGATCCTGGAGATCCTGCCGCTGCAGATGCTGGCGTACGAGGTGACGATCGCCCGGGGCCAGGATCCGGACGCCCCCCGCGCGCTGGCGAAGGTCACCGAAACGCACTGA
- a CDS encoding RNA polymerase sigma factor SigF — MSNGNGDGPVRDETIRPGVVHAAGIPEQQAMTHPVDGADLPRAVDGADGPAGRTVAVEQSQAERAGQMSEHRHHDPNDRSGARALFIELGKLPEGSPEKAELRNRLVRMHLPLVEHLARRFRNRGEPLDDLTQVATIGLIKSVDRFDPERGVEFSTYATPTVVGEIKRHFRDKGWAVRVPRRLQELRLSLTTATAELSQQHGRSPTVHELAERLGISEEEVLEGLESANAYSTLSLDVPDTDDESPAVADTLGSEDEALEGVEYRESLKPLLEDLPPREKRILLLRFFGNMTQSQIAQEVGISQMHVSRLLARTLAQLRERLLVEE; from the coding sequence GTGAGCAACGGGAACGGGGACGGTCCTGTGCGGGACGAGACGATCCGACCAGGGGTGGTGCACGCGGCAGGCATCCCGGAGCAGCAGGCCATGACTCATCCGGTGGACGGGGCCGACCTGCCCCGTGCGGTGGACGGGGCGGACGGGCCCGCTGGCCGTACGGTCGCGGTGGAGCAGTCGCAGGCGGAGCGGGCAGGCCAGATGAGCGAGCACAGGCACCACGATCCGAACGACCGCAGCGGGGCGCGGGCGTTGTTCATCGAGCTGGGCAAGCTCCCCGAGGGCTCGCCCGAGAAGGCCGAGCTTCGCAATCGGCTGGTGCGGATGCATCTGCCGCTGGTGGAGCACCTGGCCCGGCGGTTCCGCAACCGGGGCGAGCCGCTGGACGATCTGACCCAGGTCGCCACGATCGGCCTGATCAAGTCGGTGGACCGGTTCGATCCGGAGCGGGGCGTCGAGTTCTCGACGTACGCCACGCCCACGGTCGTCGGTGAGATCAAACGCCATTTCCGTGACAAGGGCTGGGCGGTGCGGGTGCCGCGCCGCCTCCAGGAGCTGCGGCTCTCGCTGACCACGGCGACCGCGGAGCTCTCCCAGCAGCACGGCCGCTCGCCCACGGTGCACGAGCTGGCGGAACGTCTCGGCATCTCCGAGGAGGAGGTGCTGGAGGGGCTGGAATCGGCCAATGCCTACAGCACCCTCTCCCTGGACGTGCCGGACACCGACGACGAGTCCCCCGCGGTCGCGGACACGCTCGGCTCGGAGGACGAGGCGCTGGAGGGCGTCGAGTACCGCGAGTCGCTCAAGCCGCTGCTGGAGGACCTGCCACCGCGTGAGAAGCGGATTCTGCTGCTCCGGTTCTTCGGCAACATGACCCAGTCGCAGATCGCGCAGGAGGTCGGCATCTCGCAGATGCACGTCTCACGGCTGCTGGCCCGCACCCTGGCCCAGCTGCGCGAGCGGCTGCTCGTCGAGGAGTAG
- a CDS encoding glycoside hydrolase family 3 protein, which yields MTTLVSTTDTVTRDALAVLQPGFTGTTAPDWLLRRIGEGLSSVGLFGRNIETPGQLTALTAQLRAERDDVLVAIDEEGGDVTRLEVRHGSSFPGNLALGSVDDTALTRAVAQELGRRLAACGVNLNWAPSADVNSNPGNPVIGVRSFGAEPQLVARHTAAYIEGLQAAGVAACTKHFPGHGDTAVDSHHALPRIDVDLETLHARELVPFRAAIAAGSKSVMSAHILLPALDPHRPATLSPQILTGLLREELGYDGLIVTDAVEMQAIASTYGIERGSVLAIAAGADALCVGGGLDDDSTVLRLRDALVEAVRSGDLPEERLADAAARVRALASWTRRAGGAVPEPGAAVQEGTAPGAGGSKLISSDIGLVAARRAVVVTGPAEPLTGPAYVAALTPVANIAVGDETPWGVAAELARLVPGTGTDTYGSEHEALADEVLRAAGERRIVAVVRDAHRHPWMTAALDALLAARADTIVVEMGVPQAEPRGAFYIATHGAARVCGLAAAEKIASTEATPSAG from the coding sequence ATGACCACCCTCGTATCCACCACGGACACCGTCACCCGCGACGCCCTCGCCGTCCTGCAGCCGGGGTTCACCGGCACCACGGCACCGGACTGGCTGCTGCGCCGGATCGGCGAAGGTCTCTCCTCCGTCGGGCTGTTCGGCCGCAACATCGAGACGCCCGGACAGCTCACCGCGCTCACCGCCCAGCTCCGCGCCGAACGCGATGACGTACTCGTCGCGATCGACGAGGAGGGCGGGGACGTCACCAGGCTGGAGGTGCGCCACGGCTCGTCCTTCCCCGGCAACCTGGCGCTCGGCTCCGTCGACGACACCGCGCTGACCCGCGCCGTCGCCCAGGAGCTGGGCCGCCGGCTCGCCGCGTGCGGCGTCAACCTCAACTGGGCGCCGTCCGCGGACGTCAACTCCAACCCCGGCAACCCGGTCATCGGGGTGCGGTCCTTCGGCGCCGAACCCCAGCTGGTCGCCCGCCACACCGCCGCGTACATCGAGGGCCTCCAGGCCGCCGGCGTCGCCGCCTGCACCAAGCACTTCCCGGGGCACGGCGACACCGCGGTCGACTCGCACCACGCGCTGCCGCGCATCGACGTGGACCTGGAAACCCTGCACGCCCGTGAACTGGTGCCCTTCCGGGCGGCGATCGCGGCGGGTTCCAAATCCGTGATGAGCGCGCATATCCTGCTTCCCGCGCTCGACCCGCACCGCCCGGCGACGCTGAGCCCGCAGATCCTCACCGGCCTGCTGCGCGAGGAGCTGGGCTACGACGGACTCATCGTCACCGACGCCGTGGAGATGCAGGCCATCGCCTCGACGTACGGGATCGAGCGCGGCTCGGTCCTCGCGATCGCGGCGGGCGCCGACGCGCTCTGTGTCGGCGGCGGCCTCGACGACGACAGCACGGTGCTCCGGCTGCGCGACGCGCTGGTCGAGGCGGTCCGTTCCGGTGACCTGCCCGAGGAGCGGCTGGCTGATGCCGCCGCCCGGGTGCGGGCCCTCGCGTCCTGGACGCGACGGGCCGGGGGGGCTGTCCCGGAGCCGGGCGCGGCAGTGCAGGAGGGGACCGCGCCCGGCGCCGGGGGCAGCAAGCTCATCAGCTCCGACATCGGCCTCGTCGCGGCCCGCCGAGCCGTCGTGGTGACGGGCCCGGCCGAACCGCTGACCGGCCCGGCCTATGTCGCCGCGCTCACCCCGGTCGCGAACATCGCGGTGGGGGACGAGACACCCTGGGGCGTCGCCGCCGAACTGGCCCGGCTGGTGCCGGGCACCGGGACGGACACGTACGGCAGCGAGCACGAGGCCCTCGCGGACGAGGTGCTGCGGGCCGCGGGGGAGCGGCGCATCGTCGCGGTCGTCCGCGACGCGCACCGCCACCCGTGGATGACGGCGGCCCTCGACGCGCTGCTGGCGGCGCGTGCGGACACGATCGTGGTCGAGATGGGCGTACCCCAGGCCGAACCGAGGGGAGCCTTCTACATCGCCACCCACGGAGCCGCCCGGGTCTGCGGCCTGGCAGCGGCAGAGAAGATCGCATCAACGGAAGCCACCCCGTCGGCCGGTTGA
- a CDS encoding WhiB family transcriptional regulator translates to MDWRHNAVCREEDPELFFPIGNTGPALLQIEEAKAVCRRCPVMEQCLQWALESGQDSGVWGGLSEDERRAMKRRAARNRARNASA, encoded by the coding sequence ATGGACTGGCGTCACAACGCCGTTTGTCGTGAGGAAGACCCGGAGCTGTTCTTCCCCATCGGCAACACCGGTCCTGCGCTGCTGCAGATCGAGGAAGCCAAGGCCGTCTGCCGTCGCTGCCCCGTCATGGAGCAGTGCCTGCAGTGGGCGCTCGAGTCCGGCCAGGACTCCGGCGTCTGGGGTGGCCTCAGCGAGGACGAGCGCCGCGCAATGAAGCGCCGCGCCGCTCGCAACCGGGCGCGCAACGCCAGCGCCTGA
- a CDS encoding UBP-type zinc finger domain-containing protein, which yields MSECPHVSDLPRPEPAPLGETCPECRAAGTHPVQLRLCLVCGHVGCCDSSPMQHATGHFKETGHPVMRSFEPGESWRWCFEHGSIV from the coding sequence ATGAGTGAGTGCCCGCACGTATCAGATCTGCCGCGCCCCGAGCCCGCACCCCTCGGCGAGACCTGTCCCGAATGCCGGGCAGCGGGCACCCACCCCGTGCAGTTGCGTCTCTGCCTGGTCTGCGGCCATGTCGGCTGCTGCGATTCCTCACCGATGCAGCACGCCACGGGCCACTTCAAGGAGACCGGTCATCCGGTGATGCGGAGCTTCGAGCCCGGTGAAAGCTGGCGTTGGTGCTTCGAGCACGGTTCGATCGTCTGA
- a CDS encoding sensor histidine kinase, giving the protein MNDLVRQHTALSDTDLEWLHLLVSEWQLLSDLSFADLVLWVPTRDGTRYVSVAQMRPNTGPTSYQDDMVGHLVPRGRRPLLDAALDEGRIVREGDPEWREEVPVRVESIPVRREGRVLGVIARNTNLLTVRTPSRLELTYLQSASDLAQMIAAGSFPFPGQQVDMDASPRVGDGLVRLDADGVVQYASPNGLSAYHRLGLASDLVGQHLGGITAELAPSRGPVDEALVKMASGYAPREFEVECTGGVIQLRAIPLKPKGVRIGSLVLLRDVTELRRRERELITKDATIREIHHRVKNNLQTVAALLRLQSRRMDSEQGREALNEAVRRVGSIAIVHETLSQNLDERVEFDEIADRVIAMVAEISPGKVTCRRTGRFGILDAEVATPLAMVLTEVLQNALEHAFGVAESGTVEVSAVRGGSPTETRLLITVQDDGCGLPEGFDPQRTGNLGLQIVRTLVEGELSGTFGMVPAPERGTQVILDIPVSADK; this is encoded by the coding sequence ATGAACGACCTCGTCCGCCAGCACACCGCCCTGAGTGACACCGACCTCGAGTGGCTCCATCTGCTGGTCTCGGAGTGGCAGCTGCTCTCCGACCTCTCCTTCGCCGACCTGGTCCTCTGGGTCCCTACCCGCGACGGCACCCGCTACGTGTCCGTCGCCCAGATGCGGCCCAACACCGGCCCCACCTCCTACCAGGACGACATGGTCGGCCACCTGGTGCCGCGCGGCCGCCGCCCGCTGCTGGACGCGGCGCTGGACGAGGGCCGGATCGTGCGCGAGGGCGACCCGGAGTGGCGCGAGGAGGTTCCCGTGCGGGTCGAGTCGATCCCCGTGCGCCGGGAGGGCCGGGTGCTGGGCGTGATCGCGCGCAACACCAACCTCCTCACCGTCCGTACCCCGTCCCGGCTGGAACTCACCTACCTCCAGTCCGCCTCCGACCTGGCCCAGATGATCGCCGCCGGGTCCTTCCCGTTCCCCGGCCAGCAGGTCGACATGGACGCCTCGCCCAGGGTCGGCGACGGCCTGGTGCGGCTCGACGCCGACGGCGTCGTCCAGTACGCCAGCCCCAACGGCCTCTCCGCCTACCACCGTCTCGGCCTGGCCTCCGACCTGGTCGGCCAGCACCTCGGGGGGATCACCGCCGAACTGGCGCCCTCCCGGGGGCCGGTGGACGAGGCCCTGGTCAAAATGGCCAGCGGTTACGCGCCCCGTGAGTTCGAGGTCGAGTGCACGGGCGGGGTGATCCAGCTTCGGGCGATCCCGCTCAAGCCCAAGGGGGTCCGGATCGGCTCTCTGGTGCTGCTGCGCGACGTCACGGAACTGCGCCGCCGCGAGCGTGAGTTGATCACCAAGGACGCCACCATCCGGGAGATCCACCACCGGGTGAAGAACAACCTCCAGACGGTGGCTGCCCTGTTGCGGCTGCAGTCCCGCCGGATGGACTCCGAGCAGGGCCGCGAGGCGCTCAACGAGGCGGTACGGCGCGTCGGTTCGATCGCCATCGTGCATGAGACGCTGTCCCAGAATCTGGACGAGCGGGTGGAGTTCGACGAGATCGCGGACCGGGTCATCGCCATGGTCGCGGAGATCTCGCCGGGCAAGGTCACCTGTCGCCGGACGGGACGCTTCGGCATCCTCGACGCGGAAGTTGCCACTCCGCTGGCGATGGTCCTCACCGAGGTGCTGCAGAACGCGCTGGAGCACGCCTTCGGTGTCGCCGAGTCAGGCACCGTCGAGGTCTCCGCGGTGCGGGGCGGTTCGCCCACGGAGACGCGGCTGCTGATCACGGTCCAGGACGACGGCTGCGGACTGCCCGAGGGATTCGACCCGCAGCGCACCGGCAATCTGGGGCTCCAGATCGTGCGGACGCTGGTGGAGGGCGAGTTGAGCGGGACGTTCGGCATGGTGCCGGCGCCCGAGCGCGGCACCCAGGTCATCCTCGACATCCCGGTCAGCGCCGACAAGTAG
- a CDS encoding carbohydrate ABC transporter permease, whose translation MKRSLLGRIWPNAAAIVLFAAFVFPVYWMFSTAFKPTGDIITETPVWFPTDITFDHFKTAYHAPDFFTLVRNSLTVTLLAVVFSLIIALFASFALARMRFKGRKSMILVFMIAQMAPWEVMVIAIYMLVRDADMLNSLVPLTLFYMVMVLPFTILTLRGYVAAVPKELEESAMVDGCSRPQAFVKVILPLLAPGLMATSLFGFITAWNEFPLVLILNKDPESKTLPLWLSQFQSQFGDDWGATMAAASIFAVPILILFVFLQRKAVSGLTDGAVKG comes from the coding sequence GTGAAGCGCTCACTGCTCGGCCGCATCTGGCCCAACGCAGCGGCGATCGTCCTCTTCGCCGCCTTCGTCTTCCCCGTCTACTGGATGTTCAGCACGGCGTTCAAGCCGACCGGCGACATCATCACGGAGACGCCGGTCTGGTTCCCGACCGACATCACGTTCGACCACTTCAAGACGGCGTACCACGCACCGGACTTCTTCACACTGGTCAGGAACTCACTGACCGTCACGCTGCTCGCGGTCGTCTTCTCGCTGATCATCGCGCTCTTCGCCTCGTTCGCCTTGGCGCGGATGCGGTTCAAGGGCCGCAAGAGCATGATCCTGGTCTTCATGATCGCGCAGATGGCCCCGTGGGAAGTCATGGTCATCGCGATCTACATGCTGGTCCGCGACGCGGACATGCTCAACAGCCTGGTCCCGCTGACCCTCTTCTACATGGTCATGGTGCTGCCCTTCACGATCCTGACGCTGCGCGGCTACGTCGCCGCCGTGCCCAAGGAACTGGAGGAGTCCGCCATGGTCGACGGGTGCAGCCGCCCGCAGGCCTTCGTCAAGGTGATCCTGCCGCTGCTCGCCCCCGGTCTGATGGCGACCTCGCTCTTCGGCTTCATCACGGCGTGGAACGAGTTCCCGCTCGTCCTCATCCTCAACAAGGACCCCGAGTCCAAGACGCTGCCGCTCTGGCTCTCCCAGTTCCAGAGCCAGTTCGGCGACGACTGGGGCGCCACCATGGCGGCGGCCTCGATCTTCGCGGTCCCGATCCTGATCCTCTTCGTCTTCCTGCAGCGTAAGGCCGTCAGCGGTCTCACCGACGGTGCCGTGAAGGGATAA